CTGGTGTTTATTCCCAGTTGCGACAAGGTGGTGCCGGGAATGCTGATGGCCGCCGCCAGGCTGAACATACCGGCCATAGTGGTTAGCGGCGGGCCGATGCTGGCAGGCCGGTACAGGGGGCGGGACATTTCCTTGAGCAACCTGTTTGAGGCGGTGGGCATGGTTTACGCCGGTGCCATGACGGAGGAGGAACTGCACGAGTTTGAGGAGGCGGCATGCCCCGGATGCGGCTCCTGCGCCGGCATGTTTACCGCCAACTCGATGAACTGCCTGACCGAGGCCCTGGGCATGGCCCTGCCGGGCAACGGCACCCTTCCCGCGGTGTCCGCCGCCAGGCGGCGCCTGGCCAAGCTGACGGGCATCCAGATCATGAAACTGGTGGAGGAGGGCATCCGCCCGTCGGATATACTGACCGCCGAGGCTTTTAAAAACGGCCTGGCGGTGGATATGGCCCTGGGCTGTTCCACCAACACGGTGCTTCACCTCCCGGCCGTGGCGGCCGAGGCAGGGGTGGAAATAAGCCTTGATTACGTTAACACAATTAGCGAGCGAACGCCCAACCTGTGCAAGCTGAGCCCGATGGGCCCGTTCTTCATGCAGGATTTGGATGAGGCCGGCGGTATTCCGGCGGTAATGGCCGAACTGGCCGGGAAGGGCCTGATCAACCCGGGGGCCAGGACCGTTACAGGCACCGTGGGCGACAATATCCGGGGAAGGAAGGTTTTGCGCCGCGACGTAATCCGCAGCGTAGAAGATCCTTACAGCCCTACCGGCGGCATTGCGGTTTTGCGCGGCAACCTGGCCCCGGACGGGGCGGTGGTGAAGAAGGCCGCGGTGGCCCCGGAAATGCTGAAGCACAGCGGGCCGGCCAGGGTCTTCGACTCTGAGGAGGAAGCCGTGCGGGCCATCAGCGCCGGGAAGATAAGGAAGGGCGACGTAATCGTAATACGCTACGAGGGGCCCAAAGGCGGGCCGGGAATGCGGGAAATGCTGACCCCGACCGCTGCCGTTGCCGGCCTGGGGCTGGATAAAGAGGTAGCCCTTCTGACCGACGGACGCTTTTCGGGGGCGACCCGGGGCGCCTCCATCGGCCACATTTCCCCTGAGGCGGCCGAGGGAGGAGTTATAGCAATAATCAGAGACGGGGACATCATCGAGATCGACATACCCAACAATTCCCTTAACGTGGCTTTAAGCGAAGAGGAAATAGCCGGCCGCTTCAAGGACTGGCGGCCGCCGGAGCCCAGGGTTAAAAAGGGTTACCTGGCCCGGTACGCCCGCCAGGTGACCTCTGCAAGTACCGGGGCGGTAATAAGGAAGGAAGAGCTTTAATGAAAGGAAAGGAATTATCCGGGGCTCAAGTTCTGATCAAAAGTTTGGAAGCAGCAAATGTGGACACCATCTTCGGCTATCCGGGAGGGCAGGCCCTGCCCATTTACGATGCCCTGTACGATTCCGAGGTCCGGCACATCCTGACCAGGCACGAGCAGGGGGCGGCCCACGCGGCCGACGGTTATGCCCGCGCCACCGGCAAACCGGGGGTTTGCCTGGCCACTTCGGGGCCCGGGGCAACCAACCTGGTTACGGGCATTGCCAATGCCTATATGGACTCGGTGCCCCTGGTAGCCATTACCGGCCAGGTCCCGCGGCGCCTGTTGGGGCGGGACTCCTTTCAGGAAGCCGACATTGTGGGCATTACCATGCCCATAACCAAGCACAGCTACCATGTGGAGGACCCTTCCGAGCTGGCGCGGGTGGTTAAGGAGGCCTTTCACATTGCCACCACCGGCCGGCCGGGCCCGGTGCTGATCGACGTGCCTTCGGATATTTCCCTGGCAAAGGTTGAGTATGAAGAGCCGGGGGAGCTTTTCCTGCCGGGCTACAGGCCGGTGCTGGACGGCGACCCGGTTCAGGTGGCGGCGGCGGCCAGGGCCATTGCCGAATCCGAGCGGCCGCTGATTTACGCCGGCGGCGGCGTGGTTACCTCCGGAGCCCATGAAGAGCTGCTCCGGCTGGCCGAACTGCTGATGGCTCCGGTCTGCACCACCCTGATGGGGTTGAGCGGCTTTCCCGGCAACCACCCGCTGTCCCTGGGCATGCTGGGGATGCACGGGACGAAGTACGCCAACTTTGCCGTTTGCGAGTGCGATCTTTTGATAGCCGTGGGGGCGCGCTTCGACGACCGGGTGACCGGCAAGCTGGAGACCTTTGCCCCGGAGGCCAGGATAATTCACATAGACATAGATCCTGCAGAAATTGGGAAAAATGTCCGGGTAGACATCCCCATCGTGGGG
The window above is part of the Pelotomaculum thermopropionicum SI genome. Proteins encoded here:
- the IlvD gene encoding dihydroxyacid dehydratase/phosphogluconate dehydratase; this encodes MRSDAMKRGVEKAPHRALFKASGYIDREMERPMIGIVNSHNEIVPGHIHLNDIAEAVKAGVRMAGGTPVEFPVIAVCDGIAMNHTGMKYSLASRELIADSIEVMAEAHPFDGLVFIPSCDKVVPGMLMAAARLNIPAIVVSGGPMLAGRYRGRDISLSNLFEAVGMVYAGAMTEEELHEFEEAACPGCGSCAGMFTANSMNCLTEALGMALPGNGTLPAVSAARRRLAKLTGIQIMKLVEEGIRPSDILTAEAFKNGLAVDMALGCSTNTVLHLPAVAAEAGVEISLDYVNTISERTPNLCKLSPMGPFFMQDLDEAGGIPAVMAELAGKGLINPGARTVTGTVGDNIRGRKVLRRDVIRSVEDPYSPTGGIAVLRGNLAPDGAVVKKAAVAPEMLKHSGPARVFDSEEEAVRAISAGKIRKGDVIVIRYEGPKGGPGMREMLTPTAAVAGLGLDKEVALLTDGRFSGATRGASIGHISPEAAEGGVIAIIRDGDIIEIDIPNNSLNVALSEEEIAGRFKDWRPPEPRVKKGYLARYARQVTSASTGAVIRKEEL
- the IlvB gene encoding thiamine pyrophosphate-requiring enzymes (acetolactate synthase, pyruvate dehydrogenase (cytochrome), glyoxylate carboligase, phosphonopyruvate decarboxylase) produces the protein MKGKELSGAQVLIKSLEAANVDTIFGYPGGQALPIYDALYDSEVRHILTRHEQGAAHAADGYARATGKPGVCLATSGPGATNLVTGIANAYMDSVPLVAITGQVPRRLLGRDSFQEADIVGITMPITKHSYHVEDPSELARVVKEAFHIATTGRPGPVLIDVPSDISLAKVEYEEPGELFLPGYRPVLDGDPVQVAAAARAIAESERPLIYAGGGVVTSGAHEELLRLAELLMAPVCTTLMGLSGFPGNHPLSLGMLGMHGTKYANFAVCECDLLIAVGARFDDRVTGKLETFAPEARIIHIDIDPAEIGKNVRVDIPIVGDVKRVLSQLLEILRPGLREAWREKIEAWKKEYPLTYCEQGRLKPQAIIREIYRLTEGKARITTEVGQHQMWTAQYYTFTRPRSFITSGGLGTMGFGMPAAIGVQVGCPDETVFDIAGDGSIQMNIQELCTAVNYELPINVAIINNGFLGMVRQWQEFFYNRRYSQSELRNPDFVKLAEAYGAEGIRVTKKAEVAPALEQAIRSAKPVMIDFVVDREDNVLPMVPPGGSLDKMIG